The Elaeis guineensis isolate ETL-2024a chromosome 5, EG11, whole genome shotgun sequence DNA segment AATCTCCAAAAGATTATGAAGAAAATaaatcattcattcattcatctcATAAGGTAGACGGCAAATTTCTGAGTATGCCTGCTCCAACATGTAAGGCCAAAACAAAAGCAAAATCAAAAACTTGCAATCAGGGGACAGTTATATCAAGAAGCTATTAATTCTAGTTAATATTAAAACTTATTATAACAGCTGCTAGACTTTGACAGAATTTATGAAGAACATATTGGCCAAATCACTAGCCTAAAAATCGTTCATGATAAATCAGTACCACATATATTATTTATATGCCATATTTAAACCAACATCCATCAAAACTTGCGCACACAGAGCCAGAGCAGATTACATAGAGATTCTAGATACTAATATATAAGATTGCATTCCATCCATATTATTAACTTGCAATCCCAGTCAAATGCTTCAACCCCTCAAAACACGCATCCCTAAGGATATACTGTAATTAAAAGTTCATGATAGGCATAAGTGGTAACACATCCTAGATCTTCAAAAAGGTTCACTGAAGGATATAGATGTCTTAGACTTTGTGAAGAGAACAAAAACTGTACAATTCTCCTGACAAGGAATGAGTTGGAAGCAACATAAAGATAACTGCTACTGCATCCAAAACAGCAGAGTTACTTTGTAAATGATATGCAGACAACTAGCTGGGCTAACAAGCTTAAGTAAATCCAAGAAGGTAGATCATGGAAAAAACAGAGACCATATGGAAAAGGAGAACAATTGATCAAAGGGAGCCAATTACACCTAAATCTATGACTCACAACTTGAACAAAAACATGTAAAAATGAACTACACAAAATCATACCACCATTTAGCCCACATGAATGAAAACTCAAATAAGCATTTTCAATATGGAAAACTGCAACTCCAGTACCAAGGTGATAAAGACAGTTCCACCAACACTGGCAACCAAAGCTAAGAAAGATTTTTGCAGTAACAAACGATGAAAAGAGTAAATCACAAGATCTGTTCACAATATGACAAAGTTATCAAAATCGATCTTAACTTGCCACAGAAACTTCAGTTACAAAGAACCAGTTCCATAGCTATAGCAGCAAcctggaaaaaggaaaaaagacaaTAGATAAGCTTTAACATCAAATTTTACTTTTTGTTTAAGCTGAAAACAACAAATTGTCTCATAAACAAAGAACTTATAGCTAAAATATATGATTCACATGCCAAAAGCTGTAGTATGGTATATTACCATGAGTCTACTGTCGATTCCCATGGTTCTCAAAGCTTGCCTTCCTTGATTTATTTGAATCTTCGAGTGGCATGTTGGCTTCAGAGATCCTGCAAACATTGGGTGAAAACATCAATGATCCTGCTATCAGCCATCTGATCTCAAATGTAGCATTTTAAGTCAAAAGCTAGTAAAATATGTCCCGTCCAGAATTGTTGCCATTTTCTGTTTTTTGTTTTATTAAAACAGAAGCAAAACTTAAGGCAGAAAGCATGTTCAGCAAAGGCATTTCATTCTGTGCTTTTGAAAACTGTTTCTGGAATTACTAGAATTTTTGTAAGCAAAAATTTTGCACTTCcaattttttggaaagaaaaacaaaatagGTCAATACAGCTCTCTGGCCTCTTTCCAGCACTCTTGCCACTGCTGCCACCTGCCACAATCATCAGCCACCCACCAAAGTCATAACCCCCCATCACCACCAACACCACCCGCACCCTACATCCTCCCCATCACTAATACCACTATCACCACTTCGTCACCACCATAGCTGCCGCCGCCACCACCAACAACACCATCACTACCATCATAGCCATGCCACCaaccatcaaaaattttttaatttaaacaaaaatatatataactaCCAAAAGATAATCTACTTTCAGAATATTGAAAATGAAATCAAAACAATAAGAaccagaaaaaaattaaaaataaaaaaatgggaaTGTTGCCCAATGCAACCTTAATATGTAGATAGTTATTTTAAAACCTTTGCTTCTTGGCAATCTCTTGCTTAATACACAGAATCATATCCATGGCCATCTTTTGGTGCTCCCTTGTTTGTGAATGCATATCCAAACCCTCTACCGTTTCACAATCAATACGACATATGCGGCACCACCCCATGCTCCCAGGCATTCTCTTTCTTGGAAAATCAAAGGCATCCATGTCACCCTGAAGAGAAACATACAGATGAACCAAGTAATCAGAAAGCATATCTGAAACATATGCAGGAAAGAccctgaaaaaaattattaaaaaaacacACTCACCGGAGTAAGATGTCCAGCTTCATTTGGAAAACCATGCATAGGATAGCTGCTACTAAAACCTGGATCACCAGCACGAATGCGGCCTGGTACACTAAAGCCACCAAAGCCAGTTGGCTCACCCATGCGAAACTGACCCTGTCCAAGAGGTTCCCCTCCCCGTAGAAGGCTAGGCAAGTTTCGAGCTCCAAATGCTTCACTGCTCCTATTGGTACCTGCTAAGCCATGACCAAGTGATTCACCAGTATGCAAGTTGACAGGAGGAATATCAGGAACATCCAGATCCTTTCTGATATTACCAGTCAGATAACCAGCACCTAGCTGCTCCATTCGATGACCTCCAGAACCATCAGGAACACCTTTAAAAAGATGACTTGGCAATCCACCAGAGCCTGGGGCAGAAGGTATAGGAATCTTACTATCATGGTATGTACTTCCAGTTGGATCTGAAGGAAGGGCTAAAGCTTTTGATCGCTCGCTGAATCCACGTGGATCTCTGCCATCAAAGTCCTCTATACCTAATCCAAATCTATTTGATGGAAGGCCAGAGTATTCTCTACCTGGACTTCTTAGAGGAGGCAGAGCATCCATGCGACGTCGACCAAATTCAGGAACAGAACTGCGGAGATCAGGACGAGCGAGAGCTGGATCATACTTTCTTCCCAAATCTTCAGGAAATCCGACAGGCCTATGTCTCTCTCTGATATCCATGCCATGGTGCTCTAGACCCAAACTACCAGTCGGAAAAGGACCACCTGATTGATAAGGAAGCAATGGTCTCGAAGGGAGAGCACTAGGACCTCCATCGGACCCAGACAGAGGCCTTGATGAGGATACATAACCATCAAGCTTCAGTGCACCTTCACCATCTAGATGGGTTGGCCTAGGAAATTGTTTCAAATCTTCTTCAAACTCTTTCCGATTTATAATGCCTCTACCATGGTCCAGTGCAAAAGGCCTAAATCGTTCATCTTGAGCTGCCCTTGTTCCATCTTCAGGCAGTAGTCTGAACCTTTCTTCTGTGAAAGACCTAAACCTGTCCTCTGTCAAAACATGAGCAAAAGTTGAATCATGCATGCCACCAATAGGTGGTCTCTGACCAGGAATTCCATTTGGTTTCATTGTACTTGACTGGGCGAAAGGTGGCTCGGGCTGCCTGCCATCAGGAAAAGCAGGTCTTGCCACACCAGCATGAGGCGGCAGCAAATGACCTTGGCCTTGCCCTTGTGCAGTCATAGATTGATCCGGAAAACCTTTCTGTGGGAGCCCAAGATGGGTGGGAGCCCTTGCTGAGGTAGGCAAGCCTGGTACTGGAGGCCCAGCAGATGGCACTTCAGAATGATATGGACCATAAGGTTGTTGCCCCAGAGGTGGCTGGAAAGGTTCTGGAACAGCTGATCGTTGCCCCTGATGAGGTAAAGTTTCTGGGAAATTACTACCATGAGGTCTAATTTGACTTGGTATCATAGTTTGCCCATGCACCTGCATTGGATGGGGAGGAGGCTCCTGAAACCTTCTTTCTTGTATGGGACCAGGATGTGGTGCACTGTGGGGTGCAGGAGGTCTTTGGGCTGCATCCAGCATATTTGAAGGATGTCCATAAGGAATGTGTTGCGAGAGTCTCTCCTGACTGGGTGCTGGACCTGCTGGAGGCATGCCTTGGAGCACCCCTGATCCAGGGCCCTGACCCATGTATTGGGATGGATTTCTGTCATGATAACCAGGCTGCAGAAATGCTCTTTCATGAGCTGGAATAGCATTTTGGCGTGACGGCTGTTGCAGCTGACTTCTATCTAGACCACCAGGTGCTGGCACCTGTTGCAAAGACTGTACATTAGCACCATCTCCAGAGATATGGCCTTGGGAGACAATATTTTGATTAGTTTTCTCAGAAACTGAGCCCAAAGACTCCCTGCGTCCAGCCTCAGTAGGAACTTGACGAGATTGAATAGTTTCAGTAGCATTTAGTGAAAGATGTGCATCTCTCCCCTCAATCTGTGCAGAGTTTTCCTTGAGATCACCTTCTAGACTTTGAATAACTCTGTCTCCCTGTACATCTTTAAGAACATGTGAACTTTCAGCTCCCACGTCTGGCAAGTTGAAAGTTTCCTCCTTTTTTACCAGTTTAATCTCTGGCCCTTCTGCTTTTTCATCTTTGGCATGTGACTCAATTCCTTCCACATGAACCTGTGCTGATTCTGGTATATTCTTGTGATCTCCATCAGGTTGGATATCCTTCTTACCCTCTCCAATAACTTCTTCCTCATTGATTGCAGATTTTAAGTTAGGAATCTTCAGTTCAGCTGATTCAGACGCTCCAATCTGCACATGATCTGATTTATTTCCTTCAGTCCCTCCAGCCATTTTCAAAACCATTCCTGCCTCCAGCTCAGGTGCAAGACCAGCTTTATCTGATATCCCTGGCTGCATAGCAGATGATACAGGTACTAATGTACCCTGGCTCCCAGAGTGGGGGAGCTGAGGTTGCACTGGCCCGGACTGCAATTCAGATGATGTTGCCAAATGAGCAGTAGACCGACCCATAGAATTCTGACTAGGTGATTGGTGGCTCATGTCAGGCTGCATAATCTTAGTGGGACCACCTGTAGACTGTTGAAATGATTGTTGCGGCATGCCATGACTTACCATCATAGCCGACCGACCAGCTACAGCCTGACCTGGAAGAGTTGGCATACCCTGAGACTGAGGCATATTCTGCTGTAAGTGGGGCTGTGCAGGAAAAGATTGCTGGATGTAAGGTGGGCCCTGAGGATGCACAGGTTGCTGAGGATGCATTAGATGCTGTGGTGGGGGCATCCCCTGCTGATGTGGTTGGCTTGGATGCATATGACTTTGTGCTTGAAATGGAGGCAAACCCTGCTGTGGTCCCTGCGGCCGCATGCCAGGATGCTGGTGCACCTGTTGTTGAGGAGGATGAAGATTTGTATGAGgggcttgaggatgaggcatagCTGACTGTTGCTGGACTTGCATCGACAAATGACCATGTGGTGGACGCATCTGAGGAGGCTGTTGGGATGGAAACTGACTCTGCATTTGGACAGGTTGCTGAGGATGCATGTGCATAGGGCGTTGCTGTGGGGCACCAGGCGAGATTTGTTGGAGTGCCTGAGGATGCGGATAAGATTGATGTCCTGTCACCGCACGAGCTGATGGATACTGAGGTTGTGGCTGCAGAACTGGTTGCGTCTGTGGCTGCATATTGGGGTGAGACTGGGGATGGGGTTGCAGCTGCAGAGGCTGTTGTTGAAACTGAGGTTGCAAATTGGCATGTGGATAAGCCTGGGATTGAGGTTGTGGATAGGCCTGGTGTTGAGTGAGGGCCTGTGGATGTTGCATTTGGGGTTGTGGATGTTGCTGTGGTGGAATAGACTGTTGAAATCCTGGATGCTGCTGTGGTGGTTGCACTTGGGGATGAGGCTGAGGTTGTGGGTGTGTTGTTTGGGGATGGTGATGTGGATGCTGAGCAGGTACATGAATCTGTTGTGCCTGCATTTGTGGAACTTGAGCATGTTGATGGGGCTGGAGCTGTGGATGTGGTTGTGGTGGCTGCGGAAGAGGTTGCTGCTGCAGCTGCGGCTGGGCTGCCTGGGGGTGTGGCTGGGCCGGAAGTTGAGGTTGAGGCTGGGGTTGGAGTTGGGCCTGGGGCTGGGGCTGAGGCTGAGGCTGAGACTGAGGCTGAGGTAGGGGCTGGGGCTGGGCCTGGGCCTGTTGTTGGGGATGATGTTGGATATGGGATTGGGGCGGCATATAAGGTGAAGGCTGCTGCTGTCCTTGAGTAGCATGCTGAGGAGCAACCGGCATCGAGGGTTGAGAATATTGTTGGTAGAATTGTGGCTGATATTGACCATACTGTTGATATTGCTGCTGATAAGGGTAGTATCCAGGATACTGCTGGTAATATTGTTGGTATTGCAGTTGCTGCTGCTGGTACCACTGTTCAGGGGTTGGAGCCTGTGTCACAGCTTGTGGATAGGTTGTTGCATTGGCTTGGGTTTGTCCCTGACTAGAAGCAGCAGGGGTAGCTGCAGAAGTGGAAGCAGGggctgcagcagcagcagcagttgtTGGAGTAGCAGTAGATGAAATTGTTGTGGCAGTGGTTGTTGGAGCAGTTGATGCAGAAGCTGTTGAAGAAGTTGATGTTGTTGATGCAGGAGCTGCTGAAGCTACTGATGTATCTTGGGTAACAGCTTGATTCTGAACCATTGAAGCTTGAGCCTGGGCATTCTCTACTTGTTGTGCTTGAGGTTGCAAGCCCTGCACCCAGCCCATCACATAAACATTTATTCAAGAAAAACAAATTTGCTCCTTCAAATAGTTGCACATTAGAAAGCTTCTTTCAGACTTACAGGGCATATTTGTGCATGCTCTTGAACTTGGCGATGTATTATCTGTGTTCCACACCTGTTGCAAACAACAGGGGAGTTTCCAAAACTACATCCAGCACAATGTGTAATGGAGTCAGACAAAATACCCTGCCATTGGCAACCACTCCTGTGGTAGAGACAGTAAACCGCTACATTGCCAATGGTATCGGCAAGTGATTTATTGGATTCTATCAGAGGCTGCAAATCATAGGATAACACTATCAGTGAAACAGATTACAAAGACTAACTTGAGAAAATGAACTGGACGGGCAAGATATCAGGACCTTGGAATCTGCTTCGGTCACAAGATAGCCATCATAAGGGCACGCATGAGTAGTAGCCACAACATAGGATAAGCAAGGTTTGCAGTATAGATGGGTGCACTGGGACTGTAGTGCTTCATTAGGATAGATAAGTGTCCGGCACACAGGACAGAAATATTCACcaggaagagattgaatattCTGTATGCACTCATTATCAAACCCCATGGTGATAAAAAAAACCTCTTCAGCTCAAATTATACCAATAACCAAATCCTGCAAATATGGAGATTTCTAGTAACTACCCATCAACGGCACAAATATAATAGAACTAACATGCAACAAACCACAAAGTAAAGAACAAATTTCACTATGGAGCGTAAATGAATAACTAGAGATACGATAAAAGTAGAACTCCACTGATAGCCCATAAAGAAAATAATTATCTAACTAAAGAATGCCAAATATGCCTAAAACATATCACGCCATAAATTCTTGTAAGGTTTTAAAGAGGTATTCCTCGAATGCGAAAGATTCCACATGCTAACAAAAGACTACCTCACTAAACACGGCACTGCTACAACATTTAATATGAACATGCCGTTCCTAGCAATTGATCACCATGGAAATAAGGCATCACCTTCCTTTTTCCCTTGCTTCAATAATGCATAGTAAATATAGTGAGAAGAAAGATTGGATATGGTGGCGAAGGATAGTGCGTGAGTCAAATGATACTACATACTGCACCTGCATTAATTAGCTTCTATGGCATTGAATATGGTTACAGCACCATCCACCAACAAAATGAAGTAACAAAAgtggcaataaaaaaaattttatccataaTCAAAAACAAAGAAAAGCAAATTGCCAGGAAAAAGATAACAGCATCCCTTTTCACGTTCCACTAAATAAATAATACTAATAGGCCATCACTTGTGCCATCAGCATTGATATTAAGCTTTAGCACCAGAACAAATTAGTGATAATGTGAGACAgccacgaaaaaaaaaaaaaaaaacaaaacaaaaccatATCAAGATAAATGGCAACTTGTCGATTCATTGAATCCAATTCATTTCGCAGACAAGAGGAAAACAGAAAGGTACTATATTGACAGCCTAAAACTCTGTCCATATCAGCCAAGGGTTCGAGATTCCAGTAGACAATAATCTTAATTGGCATCACTTGTTTTATCAGAATTTGCATTGAAAATGGCTCCGGGGCAATCCAGTAATAGGGTAAAACACACAAATGCAGACCCATATCGAAATTAACAACGTTTATGTATTGCTAATCGTACtcaaatacaaaataaaaaagcATGTTGcaatgtaaaaaataaaataactgcGACTTTTTCCATATCAAACCAGGTTTCCATATTCCGTTGAATGAGCAATAataacaagaagaagaagtctcagAGAACAAAGACTGCACACGAATGTCTCGAAACCCTAATATAACACAGGCTCGAGAAATCCAAACAACGCGACAGATTTGGCATGATAAAGAACCGATTATCGTGAACCAAAACGAATctgatggaaaaaggaagaaaaataccCAAATTCTTCGTCAAAAACGATCAAAACGCCTACCATGTAAAGCCGCATTGGAAATCAAATAGGATTAGAGATCCATACCTGAAACCTTAGGGTTTTTCAACAAAGGGGCCTGATTCTCAAACGGCTCGGGAGAGACTGAGGCTTAAACCCTAGACTGGATGGAAAGGAAAACCAGCCTAGGGTTTGGAAATGGGCTCGAGAACCGCGGCGATGGTGGATGGGTGCGAGAAAGAACTAAGACTTATCCTTTCTTTGGGTGGTGGGGGAGGGCTGGACGGAAGGATAGGGGAGGCCGGGGAGAGCGAAGATGGGAGAGGGTGAGGTAGGGAGAGGGATGGTGGCATGAGACGTCAGAGAGAGGTCGAAATGGTCAGTGGCTTATATAGAGGGCGAGATGCCAAGTGACCGCTCTTGTGCTCTCTTGCTCTTGGGTTAAAACCCTAAGGCCTTTACCGAACGGAACCATGAATACGTGCTGACGGCTATTACACCATtcgataatattaaaatatttaatacatTTCGGTAAGAtagatatttaatattatttattttttttaattatttaataataaaaatattttttctgattttttgatattttatttgactttttatgaaaaattttctgtaaatatatatatatatatatatataattataattatatataattttttataaatatatataattttttataattttttttgtgaatatatatgattttctatatgaatatatataattttttataaatatatatatattcacaaaaattatatatatttataaaaaattatatatatttataaaaaattatatatatttacataaaatcatatatattcatagaaagttatatatgtttataaaaaattatatatatttataacaaatcatatatatttataaacaaTCATAcatgattttttataaatatatatatattcacaagaagtcatatatattcacaaaaaattatatatattcataaaaaattataaaaaattatatatatttataaaaaattataaaaaatcatatatattcattgaaagttatatgactttctgaacaatatatattcacaggaagtcacTCACAGAAAGTTATACAAGGTATCAAGAAGTCataaaggatattttcatcattgaaaaaataaaaaaagaaaaaaactgaaCGGTATTAAATATTTGTCCCATTTGAATGTGCTACATGCCTCAAAATTATTGGATTGTGTACAAAAAATTACTTCTGCTAGCAATATTACAGCCCAATCgagtatttttttatcttttgattATTAAAGATCCTAAATATCTAGATTTCACAATGAacgagaaaaaaattatgaaaagcacACTACGACATGCCACGCAAGAagtcttaatatattttttaaatttttttgaaagaactTGAATTTTTAAGATTCATGTCCCAAGTAATCCACATTGGATCTTTAAATGTAAATTATATTTGgggattctttgattttttatAAGTGGACTCATATACAGCTCGAGTTGTAGATATATATCAATTGGCTTGTTTGGATATCTACAATTTAAATTATATAGTAGATTGAGCTGCTTATAAGATGCAATTTATGACTATTTCAAGACAGATTGACCCACAGTCAAAATAGTTTCATGATGAGTTCTAACTAtttgagtaaatattttatttatttttttaaatatttctttctATCTTTCATTCTATCTGCTTCATTTTTATACCTCGATACATTGCCTCTGACAACCCCCCCCAATCTCACCCTTCTCCTTCaccttctctctcctcttcaaAGCCTGCACCACCATTAGCTCACTCCATATGGACATCCAGGACCGAAGCTAACCCCATGCCATTAGCGCTACAATTTGATATCCACTTATAAGATATTCGATGAAATGTCTATTAGGGATGCTTCTCTTTTTCCAGAAGTCCTTTTGACATATAAAAATTTCTTTACAATTCAATTAGTATAGTCTAAGCTACCACACTATCTTGAGTTGTAATACAATTTCAACTAGAAATCTTTGCATAGCTCTGAGCGAAGTCAATTTTAGGCCCCCTTGAACCTTCATGAATTTTAAACTGATGAGAATAAGTGTACATGCTCACCCGGCTTAACCAGCCATATGGCATGTGTGGCATGAACACTGTGGCTCATCACATCTGCCaaccaattttattttagaagcCTTCAAAGACTTTAAATTCTTGAATTCTCTTCTTTCCTATTCTCTTCTTCGTTTCTTTTTCATTGCTTTGATTGAGTAGACATCATTGTACGTTGTGAATGATATTGCCAGATAGTCCAAATTCACATATTCTGTTCTTCCTTTCTATccccatctttcctttccattTCCTCGCTACAGGTTGAGACAGATTCATGGTacattggaaaaaaattttgaaatatttttacaAGAGCGCAAATTTCATTCTTAGAGCCATGCTTCTGCACACCTCATtctagatactcctattttattttgttcagattttttttttaaaatatttatttcaatTATTTACAAATATTAGATAGTTAATAGCTTATTTGTTAATCATGATACTATGGGCCATCTATATCGATCCTTTTCATCTTTCTATTGACCGAATTAAAAGGTATTAGATTAAATATATGACATTATGGAGCTGAGCAAAGAGTAAATATGTACCACTTTTAAAGTCTTGATTTAAGAGGGGAGCTAGAAATTTGGCTCGTGGAATGTATATATCTACctacaaataatttatatttggcAAATTATTGTAATCTACTAACTAAAATTAGTtggtagaaaataaaaattaacaatCTAAAAATATAATGGCAAATCATTTTGATCACATAAAAGAAgtcaatataatatttttttttatatataaaaaaatttaaaaaaataattgcctGATCATATTGCTTCTTCACGAGATTCTCTCCTATCATCTAGTTTATTTGGCTTTCAAAAAGATGTATCAAAGATGAAAAGATGATTCTGCATGATGTttcttttaaataataatatggataaaaattgagataggaaaaaatattatttggtaTGATATAATTATCTAGCTCCCTAAACATCTTCACCTCTTCAAAATTTGATTGTTAGGGAtcgaatataaaatttataaatatgttaTAGCAATTTTCAAACAGGTAATGTCTAAATTTTCTTCATCTATTTTTAGACCATATTAATATGACAATCATTTAGCATAATTCTATCATATGCTCTTCCCGAATAAATAATTAGCCTATGTCTTTACACATGCAAAGCCACACGAGTCCAATCTAAGAGAAATTATTAGTTAAAATTATTCTATCACATGAACTCTGGATCATCCAACAAAATATGATCATATCATCCggtgaaattaaaaaattaaataaaaattgaaatcaaaataattaattatgattaattatatattttatttttatttatatattttaaccaAACAGAAAGTTATAAAATCTCGGATCATCAAATGATATGATCATATTTTATTAAGAGGTTCAAAGGGGATGCGGTGGAACATCTCAGGCCGATAATTTCTCATAGGAAGAAAGTGTGCAGGCCGTGACCTGCATTCCACCGTCTGACGTGGCTGAAGTTTGTGGGTCCACTACCTCAGTCAGATCTTTGGCGGGAAAATAAGCGGCTCCTCCAGGAAAAATTATGGCCGAGGCTGCCATTAAGTAAAACGGTGACAAGGCAAGAGGCGGTGGAGAGGGCAATCTCTCGTGAATAGAAATTACGCCAATTTCGGAGAGGAGGGCGATTCCGAGAACCCTCCATGCCCCTCCGCTCGAATATCTTCTTATCACACAACAGGAGAATGAATATAAGCTATATTCCTTTTTGTTTTTGTTCGTGGAGGGCATTAATTGGCAATTAATTCTTACTGTCATTGTTTCTGATGCCTCTTCTTTGGACGCCCCGTTGCTTATTTATAGATGCGGAGGTTCGGAGGGGTAACGCTGGTACGGGTGTTGAGGTCGGAGGGATAcctcgccgccgccgccgccgctttCTTCCCGATATACAGCACCGAGGGAGAGACGGCGCGGCGGCAGAGAGGAGGAATCGATGATGGCGGCTATTGATGTCGGGGAGGTTAATGGCCGCTACCAAGAGGGGGCGGCAGCGGCTCTTGAAGCGTCTGATGACACCGCTCACCAAATCAGCCACGGTATTTTAATTTATAGCCCCCCCTTCCTCTGAGCAACAGTCAGTCGAATTTATGGTCTGTTATCTTGGAAAAAAGGGAGATGCGAATGAATAATGCTTGCTGGAGATTGGATTTCGCGCTGTTCGAATACTTAGGAAAGATTACTTGGATCggcatttttaattattaattttatggattttttttcCGATTAATACTACAAGCTAACGATCGAACAATCGTTATTTGGTTCGCAATTTGGAGTTATGCTGTTCGATTATGACATCTACTTTAGGTGCTCTTCATGCCTTGTAGTTCTTTGCGTCCGGTTTCTTGGTTCCCCTCAGATTTGTCTCCAATACCTAaaatttgctgtttgaaattttaattattagcaTGTGCTGGATTTCAATTCGATGTGATATTTTAAAAGGTTTAAATCCCGAGCAGGGCACCCATCAGTTTATGCAACTCACGGGGGGGAATTCAGTAATGGCTTTTCAAGCCAAAGCTTTTCCAATACCAAGCAAACAATGTGAATTGTAAGGTGGAAGGCACTGGCACGAcaattttctttttctattatagCTAAAGAAGTCTTGAAAAAGTGTAAATAGACAAGTACCACTATTATATTTTTAGGGTTTTGAAATCATGGTCCTCAATCTGGTATGGATCATGGAGCAAGTCGGACGGGGAACTCTCAGGTCTTCAAACGTTCTTTTTACTCCTTTTATCTTTTATCGGTTATTGACGTTTCTTTTCTTGCATCAAATTTGAAAAACTCGAAGTTAAGGATCACTGATGTTTccctaaaagaaagaaaagggatcACTGACTGCAATTATGTATGTGTAGACTCATTTCTTATGCTTTTTAACTTGACAAAAGTCACCAATTGCCTGTGACTATGCAGGAACCTTGGTATGCACCAGTTTGCATCCACTTT contains these protein-coding regions:
- the LOC105046303 gene encoding uncharacterized protein isoform X1: MGFDNECIQNIQSLPGEYFCPVCRTLIYPNEALQSQCTHLYCKPCLSYVVATTHACPYDGYLVTEADSKPLIESNKSLADTIGNVAVYCLYHRSGCQWQGILSDSITHCAGCSFGNSPVVCNRCGTQIIHRQVQEHAQICPGLQPQAQQVENAQAQASMVQNQAVTQDTSVASAAPASTTSTSSTASASTAPTTTATTISSTATPTTAAAAAAPASTSAATPAASSQGQTQANATTYPQAVTQAPTPEQWYQQQQLQYQQYYQQYPGYYPYQQQYQQYGQYQPQFYQQYSQPSMPVAPQHATQGQQQPSPYMPPQSHIQHHPQQQAQAQPQPLPQPQSQPQPQPQPQAQLQPQPQPQLPAQPHPQAAQPQLQQQPLPQPPQPHPQLQPHQHAQVPQMQAQQIHVPAQHPHHHPQTTHPQPQPHPQVQPPQQHPGFQQSIPPQQHPQPQMQHPQALTQHQAYPQPQSQAYPHANLQPQFQQQPLQLQPHPQSHPNMQPQTQPVLQPQPQYPSARAVTGHQSYPHPQALQQISPGAPQQRPMHMHPQQPVQMQSQFPSQQPPQMRPPHGHLSMQVQQQSAMPHPQAPHTNLHPPQQQVHQHPGMRPQGPQQGLPPFQAQSHMHPSQPHQQGMPPPQHLMHPQQPVHPQGPPYIQQSFPAQPHLQQNMPQSQGMPTLPGQAVAGRSAMMVSHGMPQQSFQQSTGGPTKIMQPDMSHQSPSQNSMGRSTAHLATSSELQSGPVQPQLPHSGSQGTLVPVSSAMQPGISDKAGLAPELEAGMVLKMAGGTEGNKSDHVQIGASESAELKIPNLKSAINEEEVIGEGKKDIQPDGDHKNIPESAQVHVEGIESHAKDEKAEGPEIKLVKKEETFNLPDVGAESSHVLKDVQGDRVIQSLEGDLKENSAQIEGRDAHLSLNATETIQSRQVPTEAGRRESLGSVSEKTNQNIVSQGHISGDGANVQSLQQVPAPGGLDRSQLQQPSRQNAIPAHERAFLQPGYHDRNPSQYMGQGPGSGVLQGMPPAGPAPSQERLSQHIPYGHPSNMLDAAQRPPAPHSAPHPGPIQERRFQEPPPHPMQVHGQTMIPSQIRPHGSNFPETLPHQGQRSAVPEPFQPPLGQQPYGPYHSEVPSAGPPVPGLPTSARAPTHLGLPQKGFPDQSMTAQGQGQGHLLPPHAGVARPAFPDGRQPEPPFAQSSTMKPNGIPGQRPPIGGMHDSTFAHVLTEDRFRSFTEERFRLLPEDGTRAAQDERFRPFALDHGRGIINRKEFEEDLKQFPRPTHLDGEGALKLDGYVSSSRPLSGSDGGPSALPSRPLLPYQSGGPFPTGSLGLEHHGMDIRERHRPVGFPEDLGRKYDPALARPDLRSSVPEFGRRRMDALPPLRSPGREYSGLPSNRFGLGIEDFDGRDPRGFSERSKALALPSDPTGSTYHDSKIPIPSAPGSGGLPSHLFKGVPDGSGGHRMEQLGAGYLTGNIRKDLDVPDIPPVNLHTGESLGHGLAGTNRSSEAFGARNLPSLLRGGEPLGQGQFRMGEPTGFGGFSVPGRIRAGDPGFSSSYPMHGFPNEAGHLTPGDMDAFDFPRKRMPGSMGWCRICRIDCETVEGLDMHSQTREHQKMAMDMILCIKQEIAKKQRISEANMPLEDSNKSRKASFENHGNRQ